Proteins encoded together in one Deinococcus hopiensis KR-140 window:
- a CDS encoding RluA family pseudouridine synthase yields MTLNRGHTYREELGGRARGLTVLDHLTRHYGHSTRAEWQLRLEGGEVRLNGLPVLGPEEVRPGQLLEWQRPPWREEDVPLTFAVMYEDASLLAVSKPGGLPTLPGGGFQDHTLLTGVRAQFPGASPLHRLGRGTSGLVLFARTAEAGTALSRAWREREVQKRYRALAAGVALDEERTITTPIGPVPHPRLGTVYAASAVGKASRSVARVLERRAADSGRAGETLFEVDIHTGRPHQIRIHLASVGHPLVGDPLYAVGGLPLPDLPGLPGDGGYLLHAEQLTFVHPVTGEPLTLRAPPPPELVRAGDSAAP; encoded by the coding sequence ATGACCCTCAACCGCGGCCACACCTACCGCGAGGAACTGGGGGGACGGGCACGGGGCCTGACGGTCCTCGACCACCTCACGCGGCATTACGGCCATTCCACGCGGGCAGAGTGGCAGCTCCGGCTGGAGGGGGGAGAGGTTCGGCTGAACGGCTTGCCTGTCCTCGGCCCCGAGGAGGTGCGCCCCGGTCAGCTGCTCGAATGGCAGCGCCCGCCGTGGCGGGAGGAGGACGTTCCCCTGACCTTCGCCGTGATGTACGAGGACGCCTCGCTGCTCGCCGTCTCCAAGCCGGGTGGGCTCCCCACCTTGCCGGGTGGGGGGTTTCAGGACCACACGCTGCTGACCGGGGTGCGGGCACAGTTTCCGGGAGCCAGCCCGCTGCACCGTCTGGGCCGGGGCACTTCTGGACTGGTGTTGTTCGCCCGCACAGCGGAGGCGGGGACGGCATTGTCCCGCGCCTGGCGGGAGCGCGAAGTCCAGAAACGCTACCGGGCGCTGGCGGCGGGCGTTGCCCTGGACGAGGAACGCACCATCACGACGCCTATCGGTCCGGTTCCGCATCCCCGCTTGGGCACGGTGTACGCGGCAAGTGCGGTGGGCAAGGCGTCGCGGAGCGTGGCGCGGGTGCTGGAACGCCGCGCTGCAGACTCGGGAAGGGCAGGGGAGACGCTGTTCGAGGTGGACATTCACACGGGCCGCCCGCACCAAATTCGCATTCACCTCGCCTCGGTGGGGCATCCCCTCGTCGGGGACCCGCTGTACGCGGTGGGCGGTCTACCCCTCCCAGACCTGCCGGGCCTGCCCGGAGACGGCGGTTACCTGCTGCACGCCGAGCAGCTCACCTTCGTCCATCCGGTGACGGGAGAGCCGCTGACCCTGCGCGCTCCACCTCCACCGGAACTGGTGCGGGCGGGCGACTCGGCCGCCCCGTAA
- a CDS encoding S8 family serine peptidase: protein MKRMSLAALALTALLAACGQQTTSPVATAPGQTAGAPARPADSQIDPAQVVTTKSGEMYVRNQLVAKLQGEDAAALAASLGGRVLDQIPELNVALIELPAGKDARAVGVALMRQGQVLYASAQNVERREAPVHHDAVGAQAVNQVFDQLPQYALDANHLHAKAAWDMGYTGQGVKVGVVDDPVDVSHPDLRPNWAGKAYDPVTNTTYTDVQSWIDAIDAFDGKLDQKVDAEIEHGTAVASTIAAAKDGKGIAGVAPGAKFYSAAIFEPGFIGDYYVARGVIWSVNQGVQVLNNSWGGLGYAPLVKEAFDYALERNVVVVVSAGNSAREEWRNPAQLPGVIASAALDINNDKASFSTFGRHISVAAPGVDVLLASPLFLNANGSRKSGYTAPGGSGYQLISGTSFSGPYTAGAAAVILGAHPELDPHQVRRLMEETADPTVGSSGGFDRETGSGLIRMDKLAVRLKNGPMPDKGGAARVKVEIQTPGGYVPGILADVILEGDGADGAVYGVQTNAEGYANFVSIAPGTYTVRVATPDLSLTGGSPEERDTYVGKLTVTSGAQLSTVAPQRVVLVKGTVNLNPVDPYEPNDTPAQATPITYNAKAQQAYIFGKERDVDYFSFQGAAGDKIEANVYARTTMGGQLDSFLVLRDAAGKKLTFNDDSNGQDSSLTYTLPAAGTYYLEVSSCNILCKSEGDDPSQGTPDDSPFNKYVLELLKL, encoded by the coding sequence ATGAAAAGAATGTCCCTTGCTGCCCTGGCCCTGACCGCGCTGCTCGCGGCCTGCGGTCAGCAGACCACCTCTCCGGTCGCCACCGCTCCCGGTCAGACGGCGGGAGCCCCCGCCCGGCCCGCCGATTCCCAGATTGACCCGGCCCAGGTCGTGACCACCAAGAGCGGCGAGATGTACGTCCGCAACCAGCTCGTCGCCAAGCTGCAGGGAGAAGACGCGGCGGCGCTCGCGGCCAGCCTGGGCGGGCGTGTGCTCGACCAGATTCCCGAGCTGAACGTGGCGCTGATCGAACTGCCCGCGGGCAAAGACGCCCGTGCCGTGGGCGTCGCCCTGATGCGTCAGGGTCAGGTGCTGTACGCCTCGGCCCAGAACGTCGAGCGCCGTGAGGCCCCGGTTCACCACGACGCCGTGGGCGCGCAGGCCGTTAACCAGGTGTTTGATCAGCTGCCGCAGTACGCGCTGGACGCCAACCACCTGCACGCCAAGGCCGCCTGGGACATGGGTTACACCGGCCAGGGGGTCAAGGTCGGCGTGGTCGACGATCCCGTGGACGTCTCGCACCCCGACCTGCGTCCCAACTGGGCGGGCAAGGCGTACGATCCGGTGACCAACACCACCTACACCGATGTGCAGAGCTGGATTGACGCCATCGACGCCTTTGACGGCAAGCTGGACCAGAAGGTGGACGCCGAGATCGAGCACGGCACGGCGGTGGCCTCCACCATCGCGGCAGCCAAGGATGGCAAGGGCATCGCGGGGGTGGCTCCAGGCGCGAAGTTCTACAGCGCGGCCATCTTCGAGCCCGGCTTTATCGGCGACTACTACGTGGCGCGCGGGGTCATCTGGTCTGTGAACCAGGGCGTACAGGTGCTGAACAACTCCTGGGGTGGCCTGGGCTACGCACCACTGGTCAAAGAAGCCTTCGACTACGCGCTGGAGCGCAACGTCGTGGTGGTCGTGTCGGCGGGCAACTCGGCGCGCGAGGAGTGGCGTAACCCGGCACAGCTGCCGGGCGTGATCGCCTCGGCAGCGCTGGACATCAACAACGACAAGGCGAGCTTTTCCACCTTTGGGCGGCACATCAGCGTCGCCGCGCCGGGCGTGGACGTGCTGCTGGCCTCCCCACTGTTTCTCAACGCCAACGGCAGCCGCAAGTCGGGCTATACCGCGCCCGGGGGGAGCGGCTACCAGCTGATCAGCGGCACCTCGTTCTCGGGGCCCTATACCGCTGGGGCCGCCGCCGTGATTCTGGGCGCACACCCCGAACTTGATCCTCACCAGGTGCGCCGCCTGATGGAGGAGACGGCCGATCCCACGGTGGGCAGCAGCGGGGGCTTTGACCGTGAGACCGGCTCCGGTCTGATCCGCATGGACAAGCTCGCCGTCCGCCTCAAGAACGGCCCCATGCCCGACAAGGGCGGTGCGGCCCGCGTGAAGGTGGAGATTCAGACTCCCGGCGGCTACGTGCCGGGCATCCTGGCCGACGTGATACTGGAGGGCGACGGGGCTGACGGGGCCGTGTACGGCGTGCAGACCAACGCCGAGGGTTACGCCAACTTCGTGTCCATCGCGCCCGGCACCTACACGGTGCGCGTCGCCACCCCGGACCTGAGCCTCACGGGCGGCAGTCCCGAGGAGCGCGACACCTACGTGGGCAAGCTAACCGTTACGTCGGGAGCTCAGCTCAGCACGGTCGCGCCACAGCGTGTGGTGCTCGTCAAGGGCACGGTGAACCTCAACCCGGTGGACCCCTACGAGCCCAACGACACACCCGCCCAGGCCACGCCCATCACGTACAACGCCAAGGCGCAGCAGGCCTACATCTTCGGGAAGGAGCGGGACGTGGACTACTTCTCGTTCCAAGGCGCGGCGGGCGACAAGATCGAGGCCAACGTGTACGCCCGCACGACCATGGGCGGGCAGCTCGACTCCTTCCTGGTGCTGCGCGACGCGGCCGGCAAGAAGCTAACCTTCAACGACGACAGCAACGGCCAGGATTCCTCGCTGACCTACACGCTGCCCGCGGCGGGCACGTATTACCTCGAAGTGTCGAGCTGCAACATCTTGTGCAAGTCTGAGGGTGACGATCCCAGTCAGGGCACCCCCGACGACAGCCCCTTCAACAAGTACGTGCTGGAACTGCTCAAGCTCTGA
- a CDS encoding deaminase — MRGSGQPLAVSVQPGFSVAWLAALHQAWTAYVLGSYAIGAVVVDAGGRVIARGRNRLGEVRRAAGGVIGGHDLAHAEINALLDLEGVPRPEVYGWTVLTTVQPCPQCAGAIAMSSIRGVAYAAPDPWAGCTRLLTDDPYVSRKGIRVERAPEVVQRAALRLALVSFLREGHDRLGPFLTHFDKYAEDVQFALRLHDGGTLAALRGRGAPLVEALAALLGKPVEVEGGCWPLEPEPLEPDGAAPKLSPSPNRTGRACVYVEHGGQVLMTGLEWGGWTLPGGGIDPEETGAEAAVREAWEECGARVEVTGEAVTLRGSSGADSLCYPARLLSLSPSPEGRPVAWINPRALPWANDIQLRQVLAARGETPPGLALPGRVQVALGAAGRLGFDRTSSLETGQLLRSLAATRPGGMFAELGSGTGAGAAWLLAGMNASSRLITAELDAARADAARAVLAGDGRATVLAGDWRRALASGPFDLIFSDCAPAKRETASLDLLVGALKPGGVLVLDNFSPPARLPEALYAGDPEREALWAHPNLLCSEVEVSRTERVILAVRRA, encoded by the coding sequence GTGAGGGGAAGCGGCCAGCCCTTGGCGGTCAGCGTTCAGCCGGGTTTCTCGGTGGCCTGGCTCGCCGCGCTGCATCAGGCGTGGACGGCCTACGTCCTCGGTTCGTACGCCATTGGCGCTGTCGTCGTGGACGCCGGGGGGCGGGTGATCGCCCGGGGACGCAACCGGCTGGGTGAAGTGCGGCGGGCGGCGGGGGGAGTAATCGGCGGGCACGATCTGGCGCACGCGGAGATCAACGCCCTGCTGGACCTGGAGGGCGTGCCGCGCCCTGAGGTGTACGGCTGGACCGTGCTGACCACCGTGCAGCCCTGCCCGCAGTGTGCCGGGGCCATCGCCATGAGCAGCATTCGCGGCGTGGCCTACGCCGCTCCCGATCCCTGGGCAGGCTGCACGCGGCTGCTGACCGATGACCCGTATGTCTCCCGCAAGGGCATTCGGGTGGAGCGCGCGCCAGAAGTGGTCCAGCGGGCGGCGTTGCGCCTGGCGCTGGTGAGTTTTCTCCGGGAAGGGCATGACCGCCTCGGCCCCTTTCTGACACACTTCGACAAGTACGCGGAGGACGTGCAGTTTGCTCTCCGCCTGCACGACGGGGGCACGCTCGCCGCCCTGCGCGGGCGCGGGGCTCCGCTGGTGGAGGCCCTGGCCGCGCTGCTGGGAAAACCCGTGGAGGTGGAGGGCGGCTGCTGGCCGCTGGAGCCAGAGCCGCTGGAGCCAGACGGCGCGGCGCCTAAGCTCTCGCCCTCGCCGAACCGCACGGGCCGGGCATGCGTGTACGTGGAACACGGGGGCCAGGTGCTGATGACCGGACTGGAGTGGGGCGGCTGGACTCTACCGGGCGGCGGCATTGATCCAGAAGAGACGGGCGCTGAGGCCGCCGTCCGCGAAGCCTGGGAGGAATGCGGCGCGCGGGTGGAGGTAACGGGGGAAGCGGTGACGCTGCGCGGCTCGTCCGGCGCGGACTCGCTCTGTTACCCGGCCCGCCTGCTCTCGCTGTCGCCCAGCCCCGAGGGCCGCCCTGTCGCCTGGATCAACCCCCGTGCCCTCCCCTGGGCCAATGACATTCAGCTGCGGCAGGTGCTGGCCGCGAGGGGCGAGACCCCTCCGGGACTGGCCCTGCCCGGGAGGGTTCAGGTGGCCCTGGGCGCAGCGGGACGTCTGGGCTTTGACCGCACGAGCAGTCTGGAAACGGGCCAACTTCTCCGCTCGCTGGCAGCGACGCGTCCCGGTGGTATGTTTGCCGAGCTGGGGAGCGGGACGGGTGCAGGCGCAGCGTGGCTGCTCGCGGGGATGAACGCCAGCTCACGGCTGATTACGGCAGAACTTGATGCTGCACGGGCGGATGCGGCGCGGGCCGTATTGGCCGGAGACGGGCGGGCCACAGTCCTCGCGGGTGACTGGCGCCGAGCGCTGGCGTCCGGCCCCTTCGACCTGATCTTCAGCGACTGTGCCCCGGCCAAACGGGAGACGGCCAGCCTGGACCTGCTGGTGGGCGCGCTTAAGCCCGGCGGTGTGCTGGTGCTGGACAATTTCAGCCCACCCGCCCGCCTGCCCGAAGCGCTGTACGCGGGCGATCCCGAGCGGGAAGCCCTGTGGGCGCACCCCAACTTGCTCTGCTCGGAGGTGGAGGTCAGCCGGACGGAACGGGTGATTCTGGCCGTGAGGAGGGCGTGA
- a CDS encoding carboxypeptidase-like regulatory domain-containing protein, translating into MKLQRTLPFVLLSGALLLGACNSPVNTTPTPETGGVPVDSVLGKGTATLSADVVRSNRGTAVEGSTVYLYRTGQRSTAVGKATTNAQGYVEFAKIPEGTYDLVFLKSKSAGSEFDGAVAKAGINTRVKVAQFASADPNATADVPQLKLELPATLDANGEVSSWKELSPGTAFNDTVDVRAYTVKNSDTPRVMRYFLFSLVTIDAQGNWADVRPGTGLYEQDPGYVTPGVDPNGAGQDSGLVSLDPTGLKGDVYLQVVGLDFNYNRVAYLVPITVNRTAASTVVAPANVRAVAYTLSERIDYLYGTRTPDAPTSGTNLWVTTSWDAPVDLGGYTGFRVLRATSAAGPYTQVAFAGSKQCAAPADAKATTRRCTVSDNTATLITDQDYFYKVVAVGSNEAASADPAMPSTHTLPQFHPQLLSPAKDVHGVELTPTYTLKMNLFSMGATGAQMDLRVADFVTGESYAYAARRLVLRKGFDAGGTPETQILSNLQGSNLYYVFRGSWATDNDPKTENDTVTYDPASDVLSVPHQFENGLLGSSVIPLQANRRYSWFLNKAYAYRLMDPSKPASAANYVAAYSVYSDPDTAALIVPGGVRQQAAEVNDFTTRE; encoded by the coding sequence ATGAAATTACAGCGCACGTTGCCTTTCGTTCTCCTGTCGGGTGCCCTGCTCCTGGGAGCCTGTAACTCGCCCGTCAATACCACGCCTACGCCCGAGACTGGCGGCGTTCCCGTCGACTCGGTACTGGGTAAGGGCACGGCCACCCTGTCGGCCGATGTGGTGCGCTCCAACCGCGGGACGGCCGTCGAGGGCAGCACGGTCTACCTCTACCGCACGGGCCAGCGCAGTACGGCCGTGGGCAAGGCCACCACGAACGCTCAGGGCTATGTGGAGTTCGCCAAGATTCCCGAAGGCACCTACGATCTGGTTTTTCTCAAGAGCAAATCCGCCGGCTCCGAGTTCGACGGGGCCGTCGCGAAGGCGGGCATCAACACCCGTGTCAAGGTGGCCCAGTTCGCCTCGGCAGACCCGAATGCCACCGCCGACGTGCCCCAGCTCAAGCTGGAACTGCCCGCCACCCTGGACGCCAACGGCGAGGTGTCGAGCTGGAAGGAACTCTCGCCTGGCACGGCGTTCAACGACACCGTGGATGTGCGCGCCTATACCGTCAAGAACAGCGATACGCCGCGCGTGATGCGGTACTTCCTGTTCTCGCTGGTCACCATCGACGCCCAGGGCAACTGGGCCGACGTGCGCCCCGGCACCGGGTTGTACGAGCAGGACCCCGGCTACGTGACGCCCGGCGTGGACCCGAATGGCGCGGGCCAGGACAGCGGCCTGGTCAGCCTCGACCCCACCGGTCTCAAGGGCGACGTGTACCTGCAGGTGGTGGGGCTGGACTTCAACTACAACCGGGTGGCGTATCTGGTGCCCATCACGGTCAACCGCACAGCGGCGAGCACTGTGGTGGCCCCCGCCAACGTGCGCGCCGTGGCCTACACCCTCAGTGAGCGCATCGACTACCTGTACGGCACCCGCACTCCCGACGCCCCCACGAGCGGCACGAACCTGTGGGTCACCACCTCCTGGGACGCGCCCGTGGATCTGGGCGGCTACACCGGTTTCCGGGTGCTGCGCGCCACCAGCGCGGCCGGCCCCTACACCCAGGTCGCCTTTGCGGGCAGCAAGCAGTGCGCTGCGCCTGCCGACGCCAAGGCCACCACCCGGCGCTGCACGGTGAGTGACAACACAGCCACCCTCATCACCGATCAGGACTACTTCTACAAGGTGGTCGCGGTGGGCAGCAACGAGGCCGCGAGCGCGGACCCGGCGATGCCCAGCACCCACACCCTGCCCCAGTTCCACCCGCAGCTGCTCAGTCCCGCCAAGGACGTGCACGGCGTGGAGCTGACGCCTACCTACACGCTGAAGATGAACCTCTTTTCCATGGGCGCGACCGGTGCCCAGATGGACCTGCGCGTGGCGGACTTCGTGACGGGCGAGAGCTACGCCTACGCGGCGCGGCGCCTGGTCCTGCGCAAGGGCTTTGACGCGGGCGGCACCCCCGAGACCCAGATCCTGAGTAACCTGCAGGGCAGCAACCTGTACTACGTGTTCCGCGGCAGCTGGGCCACCGATAACGATCCCAAGACCGAGAACGACACGGTGACCTACGACCCGGCCAGCGACGTCCTGAGCGTGCCGCACCAGTTCGAGAACGGGCTGCTGGGCAGCAGCGTGATCCCGCTGCAGGCCAACCGCCGCTACAGCTGGTTCCTCAACAAGGCGTACGCCTACCGCCTGATGGACCCCAGCAAGCCCGCCTCGGCGGCAAACTACGTGGCAGCCTACTCGGTCTACAGCGATCCCGACACCGCTGCCCTGATCGTGCCTGGAGGTGTGCGCCAGCAGGCCGCCGAGGTCAACGACTTCACCACCCGCGAGTAA
- a CDS encoding M16 family metallopeptidase yields the protein MTLLHRLSNGLTLLLEPQDDAQTVAAGYFVATGARDERPEEMGASHFLEHLMFKGSEEVGARELNVRLDELGGHANAFTSEEATVYHAAALPEDTSELLGTLTELMRPALRPEEIDTERGVILEEIAMYAEQPAVRVTDGLRAAYWGAHPLGHSVLGTSDTVRGLTRDVLVRNHRERYGADAVTLAVVGAFDAGSVQAWAEDALRGWPARTASVPARDTPPPAAPGTLCLMGDERLTRAQVALAVPGLPAAHPLREAAVVLSELIGGENGLLYWALLDTGLADSADLAHLDYRDVGSFEGGFSCDPGRTQEVLDAYRRVLADAPGAITETAVRRAARKLAVGTLLRSETPQGRLFALGMEHLALGQALSTGELVERSARVTLADVRAVLNLCPFESPTVVALGPVSELH from the coding sequence ATGACCCTGCTTCACCGCCTTTCAAACGGCCTGACCCTGCTCCTTGAACCCCAGGACGATGCCCAGACGGTGGCTGCGGGATACTTCGTGGCAACGGGCGCGCGGGATGAGCGCCCGGAGGAGATGGGCGCCTCCCATTTCCTGGAACACCTGATGTTCAAGGGCTCCGAGGAGGTGGGCGCGCGCGAACTCAACGTGCGCCTGGACGAACTCGGTGGGCACGCAAATGCCTTTACCAGCGAGGAAGCCACCGTGTACCACGCGGCGGCCCTGCCCGAAGACACCTCCGAGCTGCTGGGCACCCTGACCGAGTTGATGCGCCCGGCCCTGCGTCCGGAGGAGATTGACACCGAGCGCGGCGTGATTCTGGAAGAGATCGCCATGTACGCCGAGCAGCCGGCCGTGCGGGTGACCGATGGGTTGCGTGCGGCCTACTGGGGCGCGCACCCGCTGGGGCACTCGGTCCTGGGCACGTCCGACACGGTACGTGGCCTGACCCGCGACGTGTTGGTGCGCAACCACCGCGAGCGCTACGGGGCGGACGCGGTGACCCTGGCCGTGGTGGGGGCCTTTGACGCGGGGAGCGTGCAAGCTTGGGCTGAGGACGCGCTGCGAGGCTGGCCGGCCCGGACAGCTTCCGTTCCGGCGCGTGATACGCCGCCTCCCGCCGCCCCCGGCACCCTGTGCCTGATGGGCGACGAGCGCCTGACCCGCGCGCAGGTGGCCCTCGCCGTGCCCGGCCTGCCCGCTGCCCATCCCCTCCGGGAAGCGGCGGTGGTGCTGTCTGAACTGATCGGCGGGGAAAACGGCCTGCTGTACTGGGCGCTGCTGGATACCGGCCTCGCCGACAGCGCAGACCTCGCGCATCTCGACTACCGTGACGTGGGGAGCTTTGAGGGCGGCTTTTCCTGCGATCCTGGCCGTACGCAGGAGGTGCTGGACGCCTACCGCCGGGTGCTGGCCGACGCTCCCGGAGCCATCACGGAAACAGCCGTTCGCCGCGCCGCACGCAAGCTGGCGGTGGGCACGCTGCTGCGGTCCGAGACGCCCCAGGGGCGTCTCTTCGCGCTGGGGATGGAACATCTTGCCCTGGGGCAGGCCCTGTCAACCGGGGAACTCGTCGAGCGCTCGGCCAGGGTGACCCTGGCCGACGTGCGCGCAGTGCTGAATCTCTGCCCCTTCGAGTCTCCGACGGTGGTGGCACTGGGGCCGGTTAGTGAACTTCATTAG
- a CDS encoding M23 family metallopeptidase gives MSRPLRRLLVFALLAGLLALLWPGLRLAWQGAQLVGAPAPTTLPNPLPGRRFADTWAAARSGGRRHEGVDIFAPRGTPIRATTRGFVVYVGHNPLGGRTVMVLGPGQQRHYYAHLDRYPNLRMGRWIGAGTVVGYVGDSGNAKGTPTHLHYGIYTPSGAINPYPLLQNP, from the coding sequence ATGAGCCGCCCCCTGCGCCGCTTGCTGGTCTTCGCGCTTCTCGCCGGTCTGCTGGCACTGCTGTGGCCCGGCCTGCGGCTGGCGTGGCAGGGCGCGCAACTGGTGGGCGCGCCGGCTCCCACCACGCTGCCCAATCCCCTCCCAGGGCGGCGTTTTGCAGACACCTGGGCGGCGGCCCGCAGCGGAGGGCGGCGGCACGAGGGGGTGGACATCTTCGCGCCGCGCGGCACACCCATTCGCGCGACCACGCGCGGCTTTGTGGTGTACGTGGGGCACAATCCCCTGGGAGGCCGCACTGTCATGGTGCTGGGCCCCGGGCAGCAGCGGCACTATTACGCGCATCTGGACCGCTACCCCAATCTGCGGATGGGCCGCTGGATCGGGGCGGGTACGGTGGTGGGCTACGTGGGCGACAGCGGGAACGCGAAGGGTACGCCCACGCACCTGCATTACGGCATCTATACCCCGTCCGGGGCAATCAATCCTTACCCGCTGCTGCAAAACCCCTAG
- a CDS encoding M16 family metallopeptidase, with translation MTAPIAAHVWTLEGGLTVAFERRAAPGFALDLRIPVGSAHDPVGQEGAAGVLEEWRYKGAGDRDARALQDALDDLGVRRGGGVGSEATRLSLSGLTADLPAALGLLADLVLRPTLPPQELPILTDLARQDLEGLEDSPPDLLALEARRLTFPRPQGSPFAGYAHPASGTPEGLAQLSVAGLRAFVRRYGAAGSVLGVVADADAVEVRALLERTFSDWHAGEAHTVPALFQPGLRVHLPHGDAEQTHLSVTAPGVSPHDPGWLAWQLALTALSGGSASRLFHTVREERGLAYHVSASSLLLGGQGFLSAYAASTPDRAPETLTVLLAELARLPQGLTEAEFERARRGLTASVVFGAESLRGRANTLTRDLAVFGHVRPVAALRASLAALTLEKVNRFLAGYHPAVEATVVSLGPGQEVSE, from the coding sequence CTGACCGCCCCGATTGCCGCCCACGTCTGGACCCTGGAGGGCGGCCTCACCGTGGCCTTTGAGCGCCGCGCCGCACCCGGCTTTGCCCTGGACCTGCGCATTCCGGTGGGCAGCGCCCACGACCCCGTAGGGCAGGAGGGCGCCGCGGGCGTGCTGGAGGAGTGGCGGTACAAGGGTGCCGGGGACCGCGATGCCCGCGCGCTGCAAGACGCCCTCGACGATCTGGGCGTGCGCCGGGGCGGGGGCGTGGGGTCAGAAGCCACCCGCCTCAGCCTCAGTGGCCTCACGGCGGATCTGCCCGCGGCCCTGGGTCTCCTCGCAGACCTCGTGCTGCGGCCCACCCTGCCGCCCCAGGAACTGCCCATCCTCACCGATCTCGCCCGGCAGGACCTGGAAGGCCTGGAGGACAGCCCCCCCGATCTGCTTGCCCTGGAGGCGCGCCGGCTGACCTTTCCCCGGCCGCAAGGCTCGCCCTTCGCCGGGTATGCCCACCCGGCCAGCGGTACCCCGGAGGGCCTGGCCCAGCTGAGTGTGGCGGGTCTGCGCGCCTTCGTGCGGAGGTACGGCGCGGCGGGCAGCGTCCTGGGCGTGGTGGCCGATGCGGACGCGGTGGAGGTGCGGGCGCTGCTGGAGCGCACCTTCTCCGACTGGCACGCGGGCGAGGCGCACACCGTTCCTGCCCTCTTTCAGCCGGGTCTGCGCGTCCACCTGCCGCACGGGGACGCCGAGCAGACGCACCTCAGCGTCACTGCCCCTGGCGTCTCGCCGCATGACCCGGGCTGGCTGGCATGGCAACTTGCCCTGACGGCACTTTCCGGCGGCAGTGCCAGCCGCCTCTTTCACACGGTGCGTGAGGAGCGGGGCCTGGCCTACCACGTCTCGGCCTCGTCCCTGCTGCTGGGTGGGCAGGGCTTTCTCAGCGCCTACGCAGCCAGTACGCCCGACCGCGCGCCCGAAACCCTGACCGTGCTGCTGGCCGAACTCGCCCGGTTGCCGCAGGGGTTGACCGAAGCCGAGTTCGAGCGGGCACGCCGGGGCCTCACCGCCAGCGTGGTGTTTGGGGCCGAGAGCCTGCGTGGCCGGGCAAATACCCTGACCCGGGACCTCGCGGTGTTCGGACACGTCCGTCCCGTCGCCGCACTGCGCGCCTCGCTCGCTGCCCTGACGCTGGAGAAGGTGAACCGCTTTCTGGCGGGATACCACCCGGCAGTGGAGGCCACCGTCGTCTCCCTCGGTCCTGGACAGGAGGTTTCCGAATGA
- the cmk gene encoding (d)CMP kinase, whose protein sequence is MIVTIDGVAASGKSSVASGVARALGIPYVSSGLLYRAATQLGREAGVRLGDAAALLTHLRARPLRLEALPEGNRVWQGERDLTDELHSSQVDAGVSVVAALPEVRAWVDDQLRALPAPFVAEGRDMGTNVFPQARAKFYLTASARVRAERRSQERPEDVDAVEAALIERDRRDAGQSAPAPDAHVIDTGPLTLEGVIETILQVLPTPTA, encoded by the coding sequence GTGATCGTGACGATAGACGGCGTGGCCGCGAGTGGAAAATCGAGCGTGGCGTCCGGCGTGGCGCGGGCGCTGGGCATCCCCTACGTCAGTTCGGGGCTGCTGTACCGCGCCGCGACGCAGCTGGGACGGGAAGCGGGGGTACGCTTGGGCGACGCGGCGGCCCTGCTGACCCACCTGCGGGCCCGGCCGCTGCGGCTTGAAGCGCTGCCGGAGGGCAACCGGGTGTGGCAGGGTGAGCGGGACCTGACGGACGAACTGCATTCCTCCCAGGTGGATGCGGGCGTGAGCGTGGTCGCCGCGCTCCCCGAGGTGCGGGCGTGGGTGGACGACCAGCTGCGCGCCCTGCCCGCCCCCTTCGTGGCCGAGGGCCGCGATATGGGCACCAACGTGTTTCCGCAGGCCCGGGCCAAGTTCTACCTGACCGCCAGCGCCCGGGTGCGCGCCGAGCGCCGCTCGCAGGAGCGACCCGAGGACGTCGACGCCGTGGAAGCCGCCCTTATCGAGCGTGACCGCCGCGACGCCGGTCAGAGTGCCCCTGCGCCCGACGCCCACGTAATCGACACAGGGCCGCTGACGCTGGAGGGCGTGATCGAGACGATCCTCCAGGTCCTGCCTACGCCCACCGCCTGA